Proteins encoded together in one Desulfuromonas thiophila window:
- a CDS encoding integrase core domain-containing protein, with translation SLRMDHGTQYLSDHFQNQIKFWGITPSFAFVAEPQTNGVAERFNRTLKEQAIYGRVFRNITDVREAVMTFVELYNSEWRVEKNGFRSPDEIRQAA, from the coding sequence TCCCTGCGCATGGATCACGGCACCCAGTACCTCTCAGACCATTTTCAGAACCAGATCAAGTTCTGGGGGATCACTCCCAGCTTTGCCTTTGTTGCCGAACCCCAGACCAATGGAGTTGCCGAACGGTTCAACCGCACCTTGAAAGAGCAGGCCATCTATGGCCGGGTTTTCCGTAACATCACCGACGTTCGCGAAGCCGTGATGACCTTCGTGGAGCTTTACAACAGCGAATGGCGTGTTGAGAAAAACGGCTTCAGATCACCCGATGAAATCCGTCAGGCGGCGTAA